From Leptolyngbya sp. KIOST-1, one genomic window encodes:
- a CDS encoding methylenetetrahydrofolate reductase, whose amino-acid sequence MTSAPLGYRLRTAAKAGQFLVTAEVMPPKGGDPAHMLAMGERLKDRVHAVNVTDGSRAVMRMSSWAAALLLQQQGVEAVCQVACRDRNRIALQADLMGAYALGLRNILALTGDPVKAGDHPEARGVFDLESVRLLRLLEKLNYGVDSHDKPLTDGALDLFAGAAIDPQSPSWSGLQRRFEAKVKAGAQFFQSQLITDFERLAKFMDQVASGYDRPVLAGIFLLKSAKNANFINRNVPGTHIPQAIIDRLAAAADPLQEGVKIAAEQVQAARQLCQGVHLMAVRREDLIPQILDQGGVGPLNDP is encoded by the coding sequence TTGACGTCTGCACCCCTGGGTTATCGGCTGCGTACGGCGGCCAAGGCGGGTCAGTTTTTGGTGACCGCAGAGGTCATGCCGCCCAAAGGAGGCGACCCCGCCCACATGCTGGCCATGGGCGAACGGCTCAAGGACCGCGTCCACGCCGTGAACGTGACCGACGGCAGCCGGGCGGTAATGCGGATGTCGTCGTGGGCGGCGGCGCTGCTGCTGCAGCAGCAGGGGGTGGAAGCGGTGTGCCAGGTGGCCTGCCGCGATCGCAACCGCATTGCCCTCCAGGCCGACCTGATGGGGGCCTATGCCCTGGGGCTGCGCAATATCCTGGCCCTTACGGGCGACCCGGTCAAGGCGGGCGACCACCCGGAGGCGCGAGGGGTTTTTGACCTGGAGTCGGTACGGCTGCTGAGGCTGCTCGAAAAGCTCAACTACGGCGTAGACAGCCACGACAAGCCCCTCACCGACGGAGCGCTCGACCTCTTTGCCGGAGCCGCGATCGACCCCCAGTCGCCCAGCTGGTCCGGCCTGCAGCGCCGGTTTGAGGCCAAGGTAAAGGCGGGGGCACAGTTCTTTCAAAGCCAGCTCATCACCGACTTCGAACGACTGGCCAAGTTCATGGACCAGGTGGCCAGCGGCTACGATCGCCCCGTACTGGCCGGGATTTTCCTGCTCAAGTCGGCCAAAAACGCCAACTTCATCAACCGCAACGTGCCCGGCACCCACATTCCCCAGGCGATTATCGATCGCCTGGCCGCCGCCGCTGACCCCCTCCAGGAGGGAGTCAAAATTGCCGCCGAGCAGGTGCAGGCGGCCCGGCAGCTGTGCCAGGGCGTCCACCTAATGGCGGTGCGCCGCGAAGACCTGATTCCCCAAATTCTGGACCAGGGGGGCGTTGGCCCACTTAACGACCCCTAG
- a CDS encoding GAF domain-containing protein has translation MSTLPLDSLPQGERPCPAVATAPWDLLDAIAAPLWITDRHHRWLFLNAACASLVGGDPEALVGKREIDVLPLGASQAVAAAGQRAMASGEAQTFAVEMTDATGAHRRLTATAWRFLDPTGEPRLMVSLQDVTPLHQVEQTLQRQSEREQLLGAIAQHLLQSLSSKDLLQTAVNEVRRFLRVDRVLFYSFDPNDRGTDHRGIVAESASSPGAAAPNQPDLSFGAADLLRYRQEEIDVVDDIATASLPAAYRAKLEQAQVKACLIMPIVQADLLYGLVCAFSESGPRPWATWEVETLREVATLVGGAIKQARLYSQVQQLNTDLEMQVAQRTEQLQTALEFEATLKRITDRVRDSLDVNQIMLTAVKELTEALDAKGSNTSLYDLEQGTSTIYYEYNSSSPSYQGRVAQMEAFPEVYHQLLNGQYFQFCSVEPNPVRGYVAMLACPIVDDRGVLGDLWLINGRDYGFDDIEIRLVQQVANQCAIAIRQARLYQAAQSQVAELERLNTLKDDFLSTVSHELRTPVTSMRVALQLLGVTLNQEFDLTADLQKPKPEQTRIGRYFSILQEECEREISLINDLLDLQRLDVGNHPIQPEPILLDTWLAGWIDSFVTRARSRDQTLDLVVAPALPVLHTDLASLERVLAELLNNACKYTPPGEHISLTVAAHPDAPDEQIAIALTNTGVTIPAEEMPRIFDKFYRVPSADPWKQGGTGLGLALVRKLVMHLGGEVAVSSDERQTCFTITLPTQLALSR, from the coding sequence ATGTCTACTCTGCCCCTTGACTCACTGCCCCAGGGAGAGCGGCCTTGCCCTGCCGTTGCCACCGCCCCCTGGGACCTCTTAGACGCGATCGCGGCTCCGCTGTGGATTACCGATCGGCATCACCGCTGGCTCTTTCTCAATGCCGCCTGTGCCTCACTGGTCGGTGGCGATCCCGAAGCCCTGGTGGGGAAGCGCGAAATCGATGTGCTGCCGCTGGGGGCGAGTCAGGCCGTGGCGGCGGCAGGGCAGCGGGCGATGGCCAGCGGTGAAGCGCAGACTTTTGCGGTCGAGATGACCGATGCCACCGGAGCGCACCGCCGCCTGACGGCGACAGCGTGGCGTTTTTTGGACCCCACTGGCGAACCGCGGCTGATGGTGAGCCTGCAGGATGTGACTCCGCTGCACCAGGTGGAGCAAACGCTACAGCGCCAGTCGGAGCGGGAGCAGCTGCTGGGGGCGATCGCCCAGCATCTGCTGCAATCGCTGAGTTCTAAAGACCTTTTGCAAACAGCGGTCAACGAAGTGCGCCGCTTTCTGCGGGTCGATCGGGTGTTGTTCTACAGCTTTGATCCGAACGACAGGGGAACCGACCACCGGGGAATCGTGGCTGAGTCGGCCTCCAGCCCAGGGGCGGCGGCTCCGAATCAGCCGGACCTGAGCTTTGGGGCCGCCGACCTGCTGCGCTACCGCCAGGAAGAAATAGACGTTGTCGATGACATCGCTACGGCCTCCTTGCCCGCTGCCTACCGGGCTAAGCTGGAGCAGGCCCAGGTCAAAGCCTGTCTGATCATGCCGATCGTGCAGGCGGATTTGCTCTACGGTTTGGTCTGTGCTTTTAGCGAGAGTGGACCTCGCCCCTGGGCCACCTGGGAGGTCGAAACCCTGCGGGAGGTGGCGACCCTGGTGGGAGGAGCGATTAAACAGGCGCGTCTCTACAGCCAGGTGCAGCAGCTCAACACTGACCTGGAGATGCAGGTGGCCCAGCGCACCGAGCAGTTGCAAACCGCCCTGGAGTTTGAGGCTACCCTGAAGCGGATCACCGACCGGGTGCGCGACAGCCTCGACGTGAATCAAATTATGCTGACGGCAGTGAAGGAATTGACCGAAGCCCTGGACGCGAAGGGTTCGAACACGTCCCTTTACGACCTGGAGCAGGGTACATCCACCATCTACTATGAGTACAACAGCTCCAGCCCGTCCTACCAGGGGCGGGTGGCCCAGATGGAAGCTTTCCCGGAGGTGTACCACCAGCTGCTGAACGGACAGTACTTTCAGTTCTGCTCGGTGGAGCCCAACCCAGTGCGGGGCTATGTGGCCATGCTGGCCTGCCCAATTGTGGACGATCGCGGCGTGCTGGGCGACCTGTGGCTGATCAACGGCCGCGACTACGGTTTTGATGATATTGAGATTCGCCTGGTGCAGCAGGTGGCGAATCAGTGCGCGATCGCCATCCGTCAGGCTCGACTGTACCAGGCGGCCCAGTCCCAGGTGGCCGAACTGGAGCGACTCAACACCCTCAAGGACGACTTTCTCAGCACCGTTTCCCACGAGTTGCGCACCCCGGTGACCAGCATGCGGGTGGCGCTTCAGCTGCTGGGGGTGACCCTCAACCAGGAGTTTGACCTCACTGCCGACCTGCAAAAACCCAAACCCGAGCAGACCCGCATCGGCCGCTACTTCAGCATTTTGCAGGAGGAGTGCGAGCGCGAAATCAGCCTGATCAACGACCTGCTTGACCTACAGCGCCTGGACGTGGGCAACCATCCGATTCAGCCAGAGCCGATTTTGCTCGATACCTGGCTAGCGGGCTGGATCGACAGCTTTGTGACCCGTGCCAGGAGCCGCGACCAGACCCTGGATCTGGTGGTGGCTCCGGCCCTGCCTGTGCTGCACACCGATCTGGCTAGCCTGGAGCGGGTGCTGGCCGAGCTGCTCAACAACGCCTGTAAGTACACTCCCCCGGGCGAACATATTTCCCTGACCGTCGCCGCCCACCCCGATGCCCCAGACGAACAGATCGCCATTGCGCTCACCAACACTGGGGTAACCATTCCGGCGGAGGAGATGCCCCGCATTTTTGACAAGTTTTACCGGGTGCCCAGCGCTGATCCCTGGAAGCAGGGCGGAACGGGTTTGGGCCTGGCCCTGGTAAGAAAGCTGGTCATGCATTTGGGGGGCGAGGTGGCGGTCAGCAGCGACGAGAGGCAGACCTGTTTCACCATCACCCTGCCCACCCAGCTGGCCCTAAGCCGGTAG
- a CDS encoding DUF2301 domain-containing membrane protein: MDSAVNQTPVVYSGQFGDYTITAGDRRGVVLYRAGLMLAALAFGAGAAIALFMPQNPILVQAISALYTLFWLGLGLSLATIHIYLVPLHRLLQGAWLVGGMASLLLSHGIDGPLAQTVMDAPAVLWGIGFTFVALTGVFFKEAFCFDRVETKLLTPLVPLLLLGHLAGWLPLALERGMLAAWAGLFVVFALRKAVQPIVPDIGDKSVFTYLKQRSTSEDPS; the protein is encoded by the coding sequence ATGGATAGCGCGGTCAATCAAACCCCGGTGGTGTACTCAGGGCAGTTCGGTGACTACACCATCACCGCAGGCGATCGCCGGGGAGTGGTGCTCTACCGGGCTGGCCTGATGTTGGCGGCCCTGGCGTTTGGGGCGGGGGCTGCGATCGCGCTGTTCATGCCCCAGAATCCGATCCTGGTGCAGGCGATCAGCGCTCTCTACACGCTATTTTGGCTGGGTCTGGGGCTGAGTTTGGCCACCATTCACATCTACCTGGTGCCCCTGCACCGCCTGTTACAGGGGGCCTGGCTGGTGGGAGGAATGGCATCGCTGCTGCTGTCCCACGGCATCGATGGTCCCCTGGCCCAGACAGTAATGGACGCCCCGGCGGTACTCTGGGGAATAGGGTTTACCTTTGTTGCCCTGACCGGCGTGTTTTTTAAGGAAGCCTTTTGTTTCGATCGCGTAGAAACCAAGCTGCTGACGCCGCTAGTGCCGCTGCTACTGCTGGGACATCTGGCGGGCTGGCTACCGCTGGCCCTGGAGCGGGGGATGCTGGCGGCCTGGGCTGGGTTGTTTGTGGTCTTTGCCCTACGCAAGGCAGTACAGCCCATCGTGCCCGACATCGGTGACAAGTCGGTATTTACCTACCTGAAGCAGCGCTCGACCTCAGAAGATCCCAGTTAA
- a CDS encoding cytochrome P450, with product MPAIPGSNAPFWRRAPKLILRPLDYFEDNYRRYGAVFQVGEGPPPSIYVADPAVIQGIFQADAAQFHVPPQNVGSGLTFLLGDHSLLLLDGERHRRHRRLLMPPFHGDRMRAYGNVICDLTAQVMANWQPRQAFNLRAAMQDITLRVILKAVFGLEEGDRYDRLRQLLSTLLEGLGTPFSAFFIFFPGLQKDLGPLSPWGRFVRIKAEIDALIYAEIEDRRQHSQPDRTDILALMMSARDDQGQPLSDGELHDELMTLLVAGHETTASALAWALYWVHWLPEVGDRLGQELDPLGSAPDPLAVASQPYLTALCQETLRIYPVAPTTGIRILSRPLTLAGYDFPAGAVLFLNIYLVHHREDLYPEPERFNPERFLQRQYSPAEFMPFGGGHRSCIGMAFALMEMKLVLATVLRHWELELAPGDSRPLHPVRRGLTLAPPGRLRLVPLAQRSPQPLALTP from the coding sequence ATGCCTGCCATCCCCGGATCTAACGCTCCATTTTGGCGACGCGCCCCCAAGCTGATTTTGCGTCCGCTGGACTACTTTGAGGACAACTACCGCCGCTACGGCGCGGTGTTTCAGGTCGGGGAAGGGCCGCCGCCGTCGATCTACGTGGCTGACCCGGCAGTGATTCAGGGCATTTTTCAGGCCGATGCAGCCCAGTTTCACGTGCCGCCCCAGAACGTGGGCAGTGGGTTGACCTTTTTGCTGGGAGATCACTCCCTGCTGCTGCTGGACGGGGAACGCCATCGTCGCCACCGCCGGTTGCTGATGCCGCCGTTCCATGGCGATCGCATGCGGGCCTACGGCAATGTAATTTGCGATTTGACGGCCCAGGTGATGGCGAACTGGCAGCCGAGGCAGGCGTTTAACCTGCGGGCCGCGATGCAGGACATCACCCTGCGGGTGATTCTGAAGGCGGTATTTGGTCTGGAGGAGGGCGATCGCTACGATCGACTGCGCCAGCTGCTCAGCACCCTACTGGAGGGCCTCGGCACTCCCTTCAGCGCATTCTTTATTTTCTTTCCCGGACTACAAAAAGATTTGGGGCCGCTTAGCCCCTGGGGACGATTTGTGCGGATTAAGGCCGAAATCGACGCCCTGATCTACGCTGAAATTGAGGATCGGCGGCAGCACTCGCAGCCCGATCGCACGGATATTCTGGCGCTGATGATGAGTGCCCGTGACGACCAGGGCCAGCCCCTCAGCGACGGCGAACTCCACGACGAGCTGATGACGCTGCTGGTAGCGGGGCACGAAACCACTGCCTCGGCGCTGGCCTGGGCCCTGTACTGGGTGCACTGGCTGCCGGAGGTGGGCGATCGCCTGGGCCAGGAACTTGACCCTCTGGGGTCGGCTCCCGACCCCTTGGCCGTCGCCAGCCAGCCCTACCTCACCGCCCTCTGCCAGGAGACCCTGAGAATTTACCCGGTGGCGCCGACCACGGGCATCCGCATTCTCAGTCGGCCGCTGACGTTGGCGGGGTACGACTTCCCGGCTGGGGCGGTGCTGTTCCTGAATATCTACCTGGTGCACCACCGGGAAGACCTGTACCCGGAGCCGGAGCGCTTCAATCCGGAGCGATTTTTGCAGCGGCAGTACTCGCCCGCTGAGTTTATGCCCTTTGGCGGCGGTCATCGCAGCTGCATTGGCATGGCCTTTGCGCTGATGGAAATGAAGCTGGTGCTGGCTACCGTACTGCGCCACTGGGAGCTGGAGCTGGCCCCCGGCGATAGCCGCCCCCTGCACCCGGTGCGGCGCGGCCTCACCCTGGCTCCGCCGGGCCGGCTGCGCCTGGTACCCCTGGCTCAGCGCAGCCCACAGCCGCTGGCGCTGACCCCGTAG
- a CDS encoding HdeD family acid-resistance protein: MTSDIPTQAIKQVRDRSLWTGLVLAILGVIAIALPIVSTLFVETWVALILASAGVAKLVYAYQTRAKGGTLWKALLGVLYIATGILLFTSPRTGVLTLTLLLGSFLLTEGIFELILAFKLRPQQNWTWALGNGIITLVLGAMIWFQFPFNAPWLLGTLVGASILVTGISRVGLSFKAREILQQESDASASA, from the coding sequence ATGACCAGCGATATTCCAACTCAAGCGATTAAACAGGTGCGCGATCGCTCCCTGTGGACCGGCCTTGTGCTGGCTATTTTGGGGGTCATTGCGATCGCCCTGCCGATTGTTTCAACCCTGTTTGTGGAAACCTGGGTGGCCCTTATTTTGGCCTCGGCGGGGGTGGCCAAACTGGTCTATGCCTACCAGACCCGGGCCAAAGGCGGGACGCTGTGGAAGGCGCTGCTCGGCGTTTTGTACATTGCCACAGGTATTCTGTTGTTTACCAGCCCCCGCACTGGAGTGTTGACGCTGACGCTTTTGTTGGGCAGCTTTTTGCTCACCGAGGGCATTTTTGAACTGATTCTGGCGTTTAAGCTGCGGCCTCAGCAAAACTGGACCTGGGCCCTGGGCAACGGCATTATCACCCTGGTTCTGGGTGCGATGATCTGGTTTCAGTTTCCCTTCAATGCCCCCTGGCTGCTGGGAACCTTGGTGGGCGCCAGCATTTTGGTGACCGGCATTTCTCGGGTTGGGCTGTCCTTTAAGGCGCGAGAAATCCTGCAGCAGGAGTCGGACGCCTCGGCCTCCGCCTGA
- the trpS gene encoding tryptophan--tRNA ligase — protein MAKQRILSGIQPTGNLHLGNYLGAIRNWVDLQEEYDAFLFMADLHAITVPHDPARLAEDTYKVAATYIACGIDPDKATIFVQSHLSAHAELAWLFNCITPLNWLERMIQFKEKAIKQGENVSIGLLDYPVLQAADILLYEPDLVPVGEDQKQHLELTRDIAARLNFQFGSEEKPVLKVPEPMIRPEGARVMSLTDGSKKMSKSDPSDQSRIDLTDPPEAIVKKFKRAKTDPERGLWFDDPARPECHNLLTLYMLLSGQTKDAVAAECREMGWGQFKPLLADTAVAALAPIQARFDELMGDRSYLESILRRGREKAGEVANATLGRVKDALGYSKPL, from the coding sequence ATGGCCAAACAGCGCATTCTCTCCGGCATTCAGCCGACCGGCAACCTGCACCTGGGCAACTATTTGGGCGCAATTCGCAACTGGGTTGATCTGCAGGAAGAATACGACGCTTTCTTGTTTATGGCTGACCTGCACGCTATCACGGTGCCCCACGATCCGGCCCGCCTGGCCGAAGATACCTACAAGGTAGCCGCCACCTACATCGCCTGCGGCATCGATCCAGACAAGGCCACCATTTTTGTGCAGTCGCACCTGTCGGCCCACGCTGAACTGGCCTGGCTGTTCAACTGCATTACCCCGCTCAACTGGCTGGAGCGGATGATCCAGTTCAAGGAAAAAGCGATCAAGCAGGGGGAGAACGTCAGCATTGGCCTGCTCGACTATCCGGTGCTGCAGGCCGCCGACATTTTGCTCTACGAGCCCGACCTGGTGCCCGTGGGCGAAGACCAGAAGCAGCACCTGGAGCTGACCCGCGATATCGCCGCCCGGCTTAACTTCCAGTTTGGCAGCGAGGAAAAGCCGGTGCTGAAGGTGCCTGAGCCGATGATTCGCCCTGAGGGTGCCAGGGTGATGAGCCTCACCGACGGCAGCAAAAAAATGTCAAAGTCCGACCCCTCTGACCAGAGCCGCATCGACCTCACCGACCCACCCGAGGCCATAGTCAAAAAGTTCAAACGGGCCAAGACCGACCCCGAGCGAGGGCTGTGGTTCGACGACCCGGCCCGGCCCGAGTGCCACAACCTGCTCACCCTCTACATGCTGCTGTCGGGGCAAACCAAGGACGCGGTGGCCGCTGAGTGCCGGGAGATGGGCTGGGGCCAGTTTAAGCCCCTGCTGGCCGATACGGCGGTGGCGGCGCTGGCCCCCATCCAGGCCCGATTTGACGAACTGATGGGCGATCGCAGCTACCTCGAAAGCATTCTGCGCCGCGGCCGCGAAAAGGCGGGGGAGGTGGCCAATGCGACCCTGGGGCGGGTCAAAGATGCCCTTGGGTACTCCAAGCCGCTGTAG
- a CDS encoding DUF2945 domain-containing protein, whose amino-acid sequence MVQAIQPGDRVCWYTAAGRASGVVQKVLTIDTQVAGQTIRASEGAPCYLVKDDQAGQEAVHKPESLEKVD is encoded by the coding sequence ATGGTTCAAGCTATCCAGCCAGGCGATCGCGTTTGTTGGTATACCGCTGCGGGGCGAGCCAGCGGTGTGGTACAGAAAGTGCTCACCATAGATACCCAAGTAGCGGGTCAAACCATCAGGGCTTCTGAGGGTGCCCCCTGCTATTTAGTCAAAGATGACCAAGCGGGGCAGGAAGCGGTACACAAACCCGAAAGTCTGGAGAAGGTTGACTAG
- a CDS encoding glycosyltransferase → MREFSHLLKSTGNQEYYGHKYILHHTAEIGRSIDEVVYLCCTSSVAYEEVIEPGLRAVGGSLDPYKDTDRLLKLLERLQPTHLVVHFPSKAAIQWAVRHQVKVIGVFADSFLGGGILTKLRHARLAKLLNHSGVDFIANHGLNSCRSLASIGVKPDKIVPWDFPYELNPADFSEKALGSTDIGNRNIVYVGAMTESKGVGNILEALARLKAENLTPKLTLIGRGDLSRFEAQVADLELGDQVNIVGGLPHSEVIEKMRWADIVVVPSWHDYPEGLPLTIYEALTVRTPLVISDHPMFLNHFELGKEVLMFPQKNAGALANCIKTLLTDAEAYATLSTHSLEAWSRLQLPVKWHDMLGQWVRNGEKGRQGLLQYSLGQYTYHQPRQGAERPRPGLTKL, encoded by the coding sequence ATGCGTGAATTTAGTCACCTGTTGAAGAGTACTGGCAATCAAGAGTACTACGGTCATAAATACATCCTGCACCACACAGCTGAAATCGGTCGAAGTATTGATGAAGTTGTATATCTCTGCTGCACATCCAGCGTCGCTTACGAAGAGGTCATAGAGCCTGGGCTGAGGGCTGTGGGTGGTAGTCTTGACCCCTACAAAGACACCGATCGCTTGTTGAAGCTGCTAGAACGACTCCAGCCCACCCACTTGGTGGTTCATTTCCCCTCTAAGGCGGCTATTCAGTGGGCGGTGCGTCACCAGGTAAAAGTGATAGGCGTGTTTGCTGATTCTTTTCTAGGCGGAGGCATTTTGACTAAACTTCGCCACGCTCGGCTAGCAAAATTGCTGAACCATAGCGGCGTTGATTTCATAGCTAATCATGGCTTAAACTCCTGTCGCTCCCTTGCCTCCATTGGGGTTAAACCCGATAAAATTGTGCCCTGGGACTTTCCCTACGAGCTTAATCCGGCGGATTTTTCTGAAAAAGCTTTAGGCTCCACAGACATTGGCAATCGCAATATTGTCTATGTGGGAGCAATGACTGAGAGCAAAGGTGTGGGCAATATCCTTGAGGCTTTGGCTCGTCTCAAGGCAGAAAACCTGACTCCGAAACTGACGTTGATTGGGCGGGGGGATCTGTCCAGGTTTGAGGCTCAAGTGGCTGATTTGGAGTTGGGTGACCAGGTTAACATCGTCGGCGGTTTACCCCACAGTGAGGTAATCGAAAAGATGCGCTGGGCCGATATCGTGGTGGTTCCCAGTTGGCACGACTACCCGGAAGGACTGCCCTTAACTATTTACGAAGCGTTGACAGTCCGCACCCCACTGGTGATATCTGACCATCCTATGTTTCTCAACCACTTCGAGTTGGGCAAAGAGGTGCTGATGTTCCCCCAAAAGAATGCCGGTGCTTTAGCTAACTGCATCAAAACGTTGCTGACCGATGCCGAAGCTTATGCAACCTTGTCTACCCACTCGTTAGAGGCCTGGTCAAGGTTACAACTGCCCGTGAAATGGCATGACATGCTGGGACAATGGGTTAGGAATGGGGAAAAGGGGCGCCAGGGGCTGCTACAGTACAGCCTTGGTCAATATACCTACCACCAGCCAAGGCAGGGAGCGGAGCGTCCCAGGCCTGGTTTAACTAAGTTGTAA
- a CDS encoding FAD-dependent oxidoreductase, translating into MFDYDLLVIGAGSAGLAAARTAAQCGAQVAIADPDFLGGTCVNRGCIPKKFLVYAASFARQQTLAKSYGWVHPTGQFDWLALRSAIDEELSELRQSYAAKLTKAGVTRLNCPARFIDPHKVDLGDRTVSVDKVIIATGAKPVKPDLPGIDRGLTSRDMFSLEALPGQLTIVGGGYIGAEFSHIFATLGCQVTLVDKNDWILPGFDQDIRQTLHQSLMDQGVRLWSETVLKAVRTDQSGLHIHLSGKHEDTVLADTLLLALGRKPNLENLNLEAAGVEVEDGAIAVDDYSRTSQPSIFAVGDCTNRLPLTPVARAEGAAAAKTLFTDQPQAVSYRWVPSAVFCSPEAATVGWTEAEARAQTDLEVEVHCARFMPLRYQLSPQKREALIKLVVNGRSQEILGLHLVGDDAAEMIQGFVPGLRRGLTLADLRETIGLHPTSGEELFGLG; encoded by the coding sequence ATGTTTGACTACGATTTACTGGTGATTGGGGCTGGCTCGGCTGGCCTGGCTGCGGCGAGAACCGCCGCCCAGTGCGGAGCCCAGGTAGCGATCGCAGACCCTGACTTCCTGGGGGGTACCTGCGTCAACCGGGGCTGCATTCCCAAAAAGTTTTTAGTCTACGCCGCCAGTTTTGCTCGCCAGCAGACCCTGGCCAAGAGCTACGGCTGGGTTCACCCGACCGGTCAATTTGACTGGCTGGCGCTGAGAAGCGCCATTGACGAAGAACTGAGCGAACTGCGGCAGTCCTACGCCGCGAAGTTAACCAAAGCGGGGGTTACCCGGCTGAACTGTCCGGCCCGGTTTATCGATCCTCACAAAGTTGACCTGGGCGACCGAACGGTGAGCGTTGACAAGGTGATTATTGCGACGGGGGCCAAACCGGTCAAGCCCGATTTGCCGGGCATCGACCGTGGGCTGACCTCGCGGGACATGTTCTCCCTGGAGGCCCTGCCCGGCCAGCTCACCATTGTGGGGGGCGGCTACATTGGGGCGGAGTTTAGCCATATCTTTGCCACCCTGGGCTGTCAGGTCACCCTGGTGGACAAAAACGATTGGATTTTGCCGGGGTTCGATCAGGACATCCGCCAAACCCTGCACCAAAGTCTGATGGATCAGGGCGTGCGGCTGTGGTCAGAAACGGTTCTCAAAGCAGTCCGTACTGACCAAAGCGGCCTCCACATCCACCTGTCTGGCAAGCACGAGGACACGGTGCTGGCCGATACCCTGCTGCTGGCCCTGGGCCGCAAACCCAACCTGGAGAACCTGAACCTGGAGGCGGCTGGGGTGGAGGTAGAGGACGGGGCGATCGCGGTCGATGACTACAGCCGCACCTCGCAGCCGTCTATTTTTGCCGTCGGTGACTGCACCAATCGCCTGCCGCTGACCCCGGTGGCCAGGGCCGAAGGGGCGGCCGCCGCCAAAACCCTGTTTACCGACCAGCCCCAGGCGGTGTCCTACCGCTGGGTGCCTTCGGCGGTCTTTTGTTCTCCCGAGGCCGCTACCGTGGGCTGGACCGAGGCCGAGGCCAGGGCCCAAACCGACCTGGAGGTGGAGGTGCACTGCGCTCGGTTTATGCCCCTGCGCTACCAGCTGTCGCCCCAGAAACGCGAGGCGCTGATCAAGCTGGTGGTCAACGGCAGGTCCCAGGAGATTTTGGGCCTGCACCTGGTGGGCGACGATGCCGCCGAAATGATTCAGGGGTTCGTTCCAGGTCTGCGGCGAGGGCTGACCCTGGCCGACCTGAGGGAAACCATTGGCCTTCACCCCACCTCCGGGGAAGAGCTGTTTGGCCTGGGGTAA
- the rplS gene encoding 50S ribosomal protein L19: protein MNAEEIIRSIEAEQLKTDLPTIYVGDTIRVGVRIQEGGKERIQPYEGTVIAMRNGGINRSITVRKIFQGVGVERVFLLHAPKVASISVLRRGRARRAKLYYLRDRVGKATRLKQRFDRPIN from the coding sequence ATGAACGCAGAGGAAATCATCCGCTCAATTGAAGCGGAGCAGCTCAAGACCGATCTGCCCACAATCTACGTTGGCGACACCATCCGGGTGGGCGTCCGAATCCAGGAAGGTGGCAAAGAGCGAATTCAGCCCTACGAGGGCACCGTCATCGCCATGCGCAATGGCGGCATCAATCGCTCCATCACGGTGCGAAAGATCTTTCAAGGGGTAGGGGTTGAGCGCGTGTTTTTGCTCCACGCTCCCAAGGTGGCCAGTATTTCAGTGCTGCGTCGCGGCCGGGCGCGTCGGGCCAAGCTCTACTATCTGCGCGATCGCGTTGGTAAGGCAACCCGTCTCAAGCAGCGTTTTGACCGCCCAATCAACTAG